In the Streptomyces sp. f51 genome, one interval contains:
- a CDS encoding phosphatase PAP2 family protein, with product MTTTPDVDLTALVPGRHALRDRLLALDCRIFEAVAARHWPGGDPVLPRLSRSANHGVLWFATAAAVAASRTPRARRAAARGVASLALASATINTIGKRSVRRDRPGLDPVPAVRQLKRQPITTSFPSGHAASAAAFAAGVALESRGWGAAVIPLAAAVAVSRVYTGVHFPSDVVAGAALGVGAAYAVRALAPTRDRLTVPGRPRTDAPALAETEGEGLVMVANTASGTAERVGALAGALPRAEIVESEPQDVREELEKAAARARVLGVCGGDGTVNTAAEVALRHGIPLAVLPGGTLNHFAHDLGVEGERDLVRALQGGEAVRVDVGRFASGGRSGIFLNTCSLGVYPELVRERENWSKVIGSWPAGVLGALRVLRADHHPLRAELGGRSHPLWLLFAGNGTYHRMGLAPARRFDLADGRLDVRVVHGGRHPALRLLAAAFAGPLTRSPAHAAVRVGALRVEGVAPGTLLAYDGEVTEVSGEVVLRKSPGALTVYCPLPAH from the coding sequence ATGACCACGACCCCGGATGTCGACCTGACCGCCCTCGTACCGGGCCGGCACGCCCTTCGGGACCGCCTGCTCGCCCTGGACTGCCGGATCTTCGAGGCGGTCGCGGCCCGGCACTGGCCGGGCGGCGACCCCGTGCTCCCACGGCTGAGCCGGAGCGCGAACCACGGTGTCCTGTGGTTCGCCACGGCCGCCGCCGTGGCGGCGAGCCGTACTCCGCGGGCCCGCCGGGCCGCCGCGCGGGGTGTCGCCTCGCTGGCCCTGGCGTCCGCCACGATCAACACCATCGGCAAGCGCTCGGTGCGCCGCGACCGCCCCGGTCTCGACCCGGTGCCCGCGGTCCGGCAGCTCAAGCGGCAGCCGATCACCACGTCGTTCCCGTCGGGGCACGCGGCCTCGGCCGCCGCGTTCGCCGCGGGGGTGGCACTGGAGTCCCGCGGCTGGGGCGCGGCCGTCATACCGCTCGCCGCGGCGGTGGCGGTGTCGCGCGTCTACACCGGCGTCCACTTCCCGAGCGATGTCGTGGCCGGTGCGGCCCTGGGCGTCGGCGCCGCGTACGCGGTGCGCGCGCTGGCCCCCACCCGGGACCGGCTGACCGTGCCGGGCCGTCCGCGCACCGACGCTCCCGCGCTGGCCGAGACCGAGGGCGAGGGCCTGGTCATGGTGGCCAACACGGCTTCCGGCACCGCGGAACGGGTGGGCGCGCTGGCCGGCGCGTTGCCGCGGGCGGAGATCGTGGAGAGCGAACCCCAGGACGTGCGGGAGGAGTTGGAGAAGGCGGCGGCCCGCGCCCGGGTGCTGGGCGTGTGCGGCGGTGACGGCACGGTGAACACCGCGGCCGAGGTTGCCCTGCGCCACGGGATCCCGCTCGCCGTCCTCCCCGGCGGCACGCTCAACCACTTCGCGCACGACCTCGGGGTGGAGGGCGAACGCGATCTCGTCCGCGCGCTCCAGGGGGGCGAGGCGGTCCGGGTGGACGTGGGCCGGTTCGCCTCCGGCGGCAGGTCGGGCATCTTCCTCAACACGTGCAGCCTGGGCGTCTATCCGGAGCTGGTGCGCGAACGGGAGAACTGGTCCAAGGTGATCGGCAGTTGGCCGGCCGGGGTGCTGGGCGCCCTGCGGGTGCTGCGCGCCGACCACCATCCGCTGCGGGCCGAACTCGGGGGCCGCAGCCACCCGTTGTGGCTTCTGTTCGCCGGCAACGGCACCTACCACCGCATGGGCCTGGCCCCGGCCCGCCGCTTCGACCTCGCGGACGGCCGTCTCGACGTACGGGTCGTGCACGGCGGCCGCCATCCCGCCCTGCGGCTGCTTGCGGCGGCCTTCGCGGGGCCCCTCACCCGCTCCCCCGCCCACGCGGCCGTACGGGTGGGCGCTCTGCGCGTCGAGGGCGTGGCGCCCGGAACGCTGCTGGCCTACGACGGCGAGGTCACCGAGGTGAGCGGCGAGGTGGTCCTGCGCAAGAGCCCCGGGGCGCTGACCGTCTACTGCCCGCTCCCCGCGCACTGA
- a CDS encoding ATP-binding cassette domain-containing protein produces MGHLEAAHLEYYLPDGRALLGDVSFRVGEGAVVALVGPNGAGKTTLLRLLSGEIKPHGGSVKLSGGLGVMRQFVGSVRDETTVRELLVSVAPPRIREAAKAVDAAEHAMMTVDDEAAQLHYAQALSDWAEVRGYEAETLWDICTTAALGISYEKAQWRLVRTLSGGEQKRLVLEALLRGNDEVLLLDEPDNYLDVPGKRWLEERLEETRKTVLFVSHDRELLARAAQKIISVEPSPAGADAWVHGGGFATYHEARRERFARFEELRRRWDEKHAQLKKLVLNLRQAAAVSHEMASRYAAAQTRLRKFEEAGPPPEPPREQDIKMRLHGGRTGVRAVTCKGLELTGLMKPFDLEIYYGERVAVLGSNGSGKSHFLRLLAGGDVAHTGEWKLGARVVAGHFAQTHAHPELEGRTLLDILWTEHSQDRGAAMSRLRRYELTAQAEQRFDKLSGGQQARFQILLLELEGSTALLLDEPTDNLDLESAEALQEGLEAYEGTVLSVTHDRWFARSFDRYLVFGSDGRVRETREPVWDERRVERER; encoded by the coding sequence ATGGGACATCTCGAAGCCGCACATCTTGAGTACTACCTTCCCGACGGGAGGGCGCTGCTCGGCGACGTGTCGTTTCGGGTGGGGGAAGGGGCCGTCGTCGCCCTGGTGGGACCGAACGGCGCCGGCAAGACGACGCTGCTGCGGCTGCTCTCGGGAGAGATCAAGCCCCACGGCGGGAGCGTGAAGCTGAGCGGCGGGCTCGGCGTGATGCGCCAGTTCGTGGGCTCCGTACGCGACGAGACGACCGTGCGCGAGCTGCTCGTCTCCGTGGCCCCGCCCCGTATCCGCGAGGCGGCGAAGGCCGTGGACGCCGCCGAGCACGCGATGATGACCGTGGACGACGAGGCGGCGCAGCTCCACTACGCCCAGGCGCTCTCCGACTGGGCCGAGGTCCGCGGATACGAGGCCGAGACCCTCTGGGACATCTGCACCACGGCCGCGCTCGGCATTTCCTACGAGAAGGCGCAGTGGCGGCTGGTCCGGACCCTGTCCGGAGGCGAGCAGAAGCGCCTGGTCCTCGAAGCGCTGCTGCGCGGCAACGACGAGGTGCTCCTCCTCGACGAGCCGGACAACTATCTCGACGTCCCCGGCAAGCGCTGGCTGGAGGAGCGGCTCGAGGAGACCCGCAAGACCGTGCTGTTCGTCTCGCACGACCGCGAACTCCTCGCCCGCGCCGCCCAGAAGATCATCAGTGTCGAGCCGAGTCCGGCCGGCGCGGACGCGTGGGTGCACGGCGGCGGTTTCGCGACCTACCACGAGGCCAGGCGGGAGCGGTTCGCACGCTTCGAGGAACTGCGCAGGCGCTGGGACGAGAAGCACGCACAGCTCAAGAAGCTGGTGCTGAACCTCCGTCAGGCCGCCGCCGTCAGCCATGAGATGGCCTCGCGGTACGCGGCGGCGCAGACCCGGCTGCGCAAGTTCGAGGAGGCGGGACCGCCGCCGGAGCCGCCGCGCGAGCAGGACATCAAGATGCGGCTGCACGGCGGACGGACCGGGGTGAGGGCCGTGACCTGCAAGGGACTTGAGCTCACCGGGCTGATGAAGCCCTTCGACTTGGAGATCTACTACGGCGAGCGCGTCGCCGTCCTCGGCTCCAACGGCTCGGGCAAGTCGCACTTCCTGCGGCTGCTCGCGGGCGGGGACGTCGCGCACACCGGCGAGTGGAAGCTCGGCGCCCGGGTGGTCGCGGGCCACTTCGCGCAGACGCACGCCCACCCGGAACTGGAGGGCCGCACGCTCCTGGACATCCTGTGGACCGAGCACTCCCAGGACCGCGGGGCGGCGATGTCGAGGCTGCGGCGCTACGAGCTGACCGCCCAGGCCGAGCAGCGCTTCGACAAGCTGTCGGGCGGCCAGCAGGCCCGTTTCCAGATCCTGCTCCTGGAGCTGGAGGGCTCGACGGCCCTGCTCCTGGACGAGCCGACCGACAACCTCGACCTGGAGTCCGCGGAGGCGCTCCAGGAAGGCCTGGAGGCGTACGAGGGGACGGTCCTGTCGGTCACCCACGACCGCTGGTTCGCCCGCTCCTTCGACCGCTACCTGGTCTTCGGCTCCGACGGCCGGGTACGCGAGACGCGGGAGCCGGTGTGGGACGAGCGCCGCGTGGAGCGGGAGCGGTAG
- a CDS encoding DUF6158 family protein, producing MTGVDPGRLDDQQLMKELEAIHRTRHDTLLHGSNDALHTHNVRMAQLEGEYLRRHPRRPVSAGRTRDGARERGAAGVPPA from the coding sequence ATGACCGGAGTCGACCCGGGCCGGCTGGACGACCAGCAGCTCATGAAAGAGCTGGAGGCCATCCACCGCACCCGCCACGACACGCTGTTGCACGGCTCGAACGACGCGCTGCACACCCACAACGTGCGCATGGCACAGCTGGAGGGCGAGTATCTGCGCCGCCACCCGCGGCGGCCCGTGTCGGCGGGCCGCACCCGTGACGGAGCCCGGGAGCGCGGAGCCGCGGGGGTGCCGCCGGCATGA
- a CDS encoding TIGR03086 family metal-binding protein, with amino-acid sequence MNAPQSILTRQSEALELFGRRVHAIHDDQWEAPTPCTDWSVRDLVGHLVSEQAWVPALVRDGATVDAVGDSLDGDLLGPDPVAAWEAAAEASRVVFAEPGALDRTVHLSFGDMPAGDYCAQLVTDLTVHSWDLSRAIGADEQLPGDLLSFAVREVTPHAAELERTGLFAPPEEPPPGADVQTKLLCLVGRRP; translated from the coding sequence ATGAACGCGCCGCAATCGATCCTGACCCGGCAGTCCGAGGCCCTGGAGCTCTTCGGCCGGCGGGTCCACGCGATCCACGACGACCAGTGGGAGGCCCCCACGCCGTGCACCGACTGGAGCGTGCGCGATCTCGTCGGGCACCTGGTCTCCGAGCAGGCGTGGGTGCCCGCGCTGGTCCGGGACGGTGCCACCGTCGACGCGGTCGGCGACTCCCTGGACGGTGATCTGCTCGGCCCCGACCCCGTCGCCGCCTGGGAGGCCGCGGCCGAGGCCTCCCGCGTGGTGTTCGCCGAGCCCGGCGCGCTCGACCGCACGGTCCATCTCTCGTTCGGGGACATGCCGGCCGGCGACTACTGCGCGCAGCTCGTCACCGATCTGACGGTCCACAGCTGGGACCTGTCCCGTGCCATCGGCGCCGACGAACAACTCCCCGGCGACCTCCTGTCGTTCGCGGTCCGCGAGGTCACCCCGCACGCGGCCGAACTGGAGCGGACCGGGCTGTTCGCGCCGCCCGAGGAGCCGCCGCCCGGCGCCGACGTCCAGACGAAACTGCTCTGTCTGGTCGGACGCAGGCCCTGA
- a CDS encoding RNA polymerase sigma factor SigF, translated as MRTRASATHHPHDDAPDTGEAFRRLASLPPGERRDALREEIVESWLPMADRLAGRFRSRGENYEDLRQVAALGLVKAVDRYDPELGNAFESYAVPTITGEIKRHFRDHMWTLHVPRRVQDLRNRVRFAGQDLSQTIPGRRPTVTEIAEHARMSEEDVLTGLEALESFTALSLDAELPGGEDGYSLSDALGSPDPALDTVIDREAVKPRLQALPERERAILYMRFFGDMTQSRIADELGISQMHVSRLINRCCDRLREQIMRDAA; from the coding sequence ATGCGAACCCGAGCGAGCGCGACGCACCATCCGCACGACGACGCACCGGACACCGGGGAGGCCTTCCGCAGGCTCGCCTCGCTTCCTCCGGGCGAACGGCGCGACGCTCTCCGGGAGGAGATCGTCGAGTCCTGGCTGCCGATGGCCGACCGGCTCGCGGGCCGCTTCCGCAGCCGCGGCGAGAACTACGAGGACCTGCGCCAGGTCGCCGCGCTCGGACTGGTCAAGGCCGTCGACCGCTACGACCCCGAGCTGGGCAACGCCTTCGAGAGCTACGCGGTGCCGACGATCACCGGGGAGATCAAGCGTCACTTCCGTGACCACATGTGGACCCTGCACGTGCCGCGCCGGGTCCAGGACCTGCGCAACCGGGTCCGTTTCGCCGGGCAGGACCTGTCACAGACCATCCCGGGGCGCCGGCCCACGGTCACGGAGATAGCCGAGCACGCCCGGATGAGCGAGGAGGACGTCCTGACGGGCCTGGAGGCACTGGAGAGCTTCACCGCGCTCTCCCTCGACGCCGAACTGCCGGGCGGCGAGGACGGCTACTCCCTCAGCGACGCCCTCGGTTCCCCGGACCCGGCCCTCGACACGGTCATCGACCGCGAGGCCGTCAAGCCGCGGCTCCAGGCCCTGCCCGAGAGGGAACGGGCCATCCTCTACATGCGCTTCTTCGGCGACATGACCCAGAGCCGCATCGCCGACGAGCTGGGCATCTCCCAGATGCACGTCTCGCGCCTGATCAACCGCTGCTGCGACCGCCTGCGCGAACAGATCATGCGCGACGCGGCCTGA
- a CDS encoding aminotransferase class I/II-fold pyridoxal phosphate-dependent enzyme — protein sequence MRRTDPESHGPLRYGPPLPDQGLPVPTELRSVLAAAAGRPEAEPCGGGPVLLDAASGYWTRRGLRAAPDRVAAAPGAAALLLALTGAVGGDILVPRPCAAWWAPQARLLGRSVFHVATPAECGGVPDSSALLETVRRVRAEGGHPRLLLLSVADDPTATVAPPEVVHEAVEAAAGEGLHIVSDETWRDTPHQPQDTVLLSPAEMLPGDVTVITDLAGAFLPQGWPAAVARFPDNDAGASLRSRVLDVLTVLGARVAEPVAAAAAYALGEPAAITERLTAAVRLHARVAEAAHRVVGAAGAVARPPQAGRHLYVDLGPLRSALGAHGVGDAQDLEDWLSARLGMPAPGGHRFGDDLAALRVRLGTGPLLGSTDEEREESLASPSPLELPHVHRALTRLESVFDDLRDDARRREPPR from the coding sequence ATGCGGCGGACGGACCCGGAGAGCCACGGACCACTCCGTTACGGCCCGCCCCTGCCCGACCAGGGCCTGCCCGTGCCGACGGAGCTCCGCTCGGTACTGGCCGCCGCCGCGGGCCGCCCCGAGGCCGAGCCCTGCGGCGGCGGCCCCGTCCTCCTCGACGCCGCCAGCGGCTACTGGACCCGACGCGGACTGCGCGCCGCACCCGACCGGGTGGCGGCCGCCCCCGGAGCCGCCGCGCTGCTGCTGGCCCTGACCGGAGCGGTCGGCGGCGACATCCTGGTGCCCCGCCCGTGCGCCGCCTGGTGGGCACCGCAGGCACGCCTGCTGGGCAGATCCGTGTTCCATGTGGCGACGCCCGCCGAGTGCGGCGGCGTCCCCGACTCCTCCGCCCTCCTGGAGACCGTCCGCAGGGTCCGTGCGGAGGGCGGGCACCCGCGTCTGCTGCTGCTGTCCGTCGCCGACGACCCGACCGCCACCGTCGCACCGCCCGAGGTGGTGCACGAGGCCGTCGAGGCCGCGGCGGGCGAGGGCCTGCACATCGTCAGCGACGAGACCTGGCGCGACACCCCGCACCAGCCGCAGGACACCGTGCTGCTCAGCCCCGCCGAGATGCTCCCCGGCGACGTCACCGTGATCACCGATCTCGCGGGCGCCTTCCTGCCGCAGGGCTGGCCCGCCGCCGTCGCCCGCTTCCCCGACAACGACGCGGGCGCGTCGCTGCGTTCACGGGTCCTCGACGTGCTCACCGTGCTGGGAGCGCGCGTCGCCGAACCGGTCGCCGCCGCGGCCGCGTACGCCCTCGGGGAGCCCGCCGCGATCACCGAGCGGCTCACCGCCGCCGTGCGCCTGCACGCCCGCGTGGCCGAGGCCGCCCACCGCGTGGTGGGCGCCGCGGGGGCCGTCGCACGCCCCCCGCAGGCGGGCCGGCATCTGTACGTCGACCTCGGACCGCTCCGCTCCGCCCTCGGCGCGCACGGCGTCGGGGACGCGCAGGACCTGGAGGACTGGCTGTCCGCCCGGCTCGGCATGCCCGCACCGGGCGGACACCGCTTCGGCGACGACCTCGCCGCGCTCCGGGTCCGCCTCGGCACCGGGCCGCTGCTCGGCTCCACGGACGAGGAACGTGAGGAATCGCTCGCCTCTCCCTCGCCACTGGAACTGCCGCATGTGCACCGCGCGTTGACCCGGTTGGAGTCGGTCTTCGACGATCTCCGCGACGACGCTCGGCGACGGGAGCCCCCGCGATGA
- a CDS encoding MBL fold metallo-hydrolase, whose protein sequence is MTQQSESTTTSTTPQPTGDPAPPAAPATGHPAVLTPPPPTDPHPLTDPGPRTDPHPVTDPHPLAEPRPLGERRVWPRSFVDRLTAPLPGLRAFARLAREGALRPRAEGLAEIPLLPFEPGPLPRADTGTVAVSWAGHASWVIRIGGLTVLTDPVWSRRIVGTPARITPVGVAWSALPRVDAVVISHNHYDHLDAPTLRRLPRDTPVFVPAGLGRWFRRRRFSRVTELDWWEAARLDGVRFDFVPAHHWSKRTLTDTCRSLWGGWVLTAPEGRRVYFAGDTGYGHWFTRIGQRHPGIDLALLPIGAYDPRWWLSDVHCDPEEAVQAVLDLRARRMAPMHWGTFVLSAEPVLEPLRRVRAAWERAGLARENLWDLAVGGSRVLE, encoded by the coding sequence ATGACGCAGCAGTCCGAGTCGACCACCACGAGCACGACGCCCCAGCCCACCGGTGATCCCGCGCCCCCGGCCGCCCCGGCCACGGGACACCCGGCCGTCCTCACCCCTCCGCCGCCCACCGATCCGCACCCTCTCACCGACCCGGGTCCGCGCACCGATCCGCACCCTGTCACCGACCCCCACCCGCTCGCCGAGCCCCGCCCCCTCGGCGAACGGCGCGTCTGGCCCCGCTCCTTCGTGGACCGGCTGACCGCGCCGCTGCCGGGGCTGCGGGCCTTCGCGCGGCTCGCCCGCGAGGGTGCCCTGCGGCCGCGCGCCGAAGGGCTCGCCGAGATCCCGCTGCTGCCCTTCGAGCCGGGACCGCTGCCGCGGGCCGACACGGGGACGGTGGCCGTCTCCTGGGCGGGGCACGCGAGTTGGGTCATCCGGATCGGCGGACTCACCGTCCTCACCGACCCGGTCTGGTCCCGCCGGATCGTGGGGACCCCGGCCCGGATCACCCCGGTGGGCGTGGCCTGGAGCGCACTGCCGCGCGTCGACGCGGTCGTCATCAGTCACAACCACTACGACCATCTGGACGCGCCGACACTGCGCCGACTCCCGCGCGACACACCGGTGTTCGTGCCGGCCGGCCTCGGACGCTGGTTCAGGCGACGCCGGTTCAGCCGCGTCACCGAGCTCGACTGGTGGGAGGCGGCCCGACTCGACGGCGTCCGCTTCGACTTCGTCCCCGCCCACCACTGGTCCAAGCGCACCCTCACCGACACCTGCCGCTCCCTGTGGGGCGGTTGGGTGCTCACGGCACCCGAGGGCCGGCGGGTGTACTTCGCGGGCGACACCGGATACGGCCACTGGTTCACCCGCATCGGGCAGCGCCACCCCGGGATCGACCTGGCCCTCCTGCCCATCGGCGCGTACGACCCCCGCTGGTGGCTCAGCGATGTGCACTGCGACCCGGAGGAGGCCGTGCAGGCGGTCCTCGACCTGCGCGCCCGCCGGATGGCGCCGATGCACTGGGGCACGTTCGTGCTCTCCGCCGAACCCGTCCTCGAACCCCTTCGGCGGGTGCGGGCCGCCTGGGAGCGGGCGGGCCTGGCCCGGGAGAACCTGTGGGATCTGGCGGTGGGCGGCTCCCGGGTGCTGGAGTGA
- a CDS encoding VTT domain-containing protein has protein sequence MSTTPPTVPPESTQQAIGYPSLFLLVLIGALVPVVPTGALVSSAAVVAFHRTQTSPFALLLVFVVSSLAAFLGDLALYWLGRRGMGSKNGSRWLEAIRDRAPEDRLAQAQDKLADHGIAVLVLSRLVPAGRIPVMLACLLAKMPLRVFARGDFPACLAWTATYQIIGILGGSLFPEPWEGVVAAVALTVVISVAPGAWRRFRARRPS, from the coding sequence CTGTCCACGACGCCGCCGACCGTCCCGCCGGAGTCCACCCAGCAGGCGATCGGCTATCCGTCGCTGTTCCTTCTGGTGCTGATCGGCGCGCTGGTGCCGGTCGTGCCCACGGGCGCGCTGGTGAGTTCGGCGGCGGTGGTGGCCTTCCACCGGACGCAGACCTCGCCCTTCGCCCTGTTGCTGGTGTTCGTGGTGTCGTCGCTCGCCGCGTTCCTCGGCGACCTGGCGCTGTACTGGCTGGGTCGGCGCGGTATGGGCTCGAAGAACGGGTCGCGCTGGCTGGAGGCGATCCGGGATCGTGCCCCCGAGGACCGGCTCGCCCAGGCACAGGACAAGCTCGCCGACCACGGCATCGCCGTGCTCGTCCTGTCCCGGCTCGTTCCGGCGGGCCGCATTCCGGTGATGCTGGCCTGCCTTCTGGCGAAGATGCCGCTGCGCGTCTTCGCCCGTGGGGACTTCCCGGCCTGCCTGGCGTGGACGGCGACCTACCAGATCATCGGCATCCTCGGCGGCTCGCTCTTCCCCGAGCCCTGGGAGGGCGTGGTCGCGGCGGTGGCCCTGACCGTCGTGATCAGTGTGGCGCCGGGTGCGTGGCGCAGGTTCCGCGCGCGCAGGCCCTCGTAG